From one Rhizobium sp. CIAT894 genomic stretch:
- a CDS encoding hydroxyacid dehydrogenase, with translation MSRPAIVLAMEPSRTEHVLPDEILRRLDTIGRLLDPEPLQRLDDARARRLLSEAEILITGWGAPYVGPEIPAAAPRLRLVVHAAGTVKGIIDDSIFDAGIAVSHAAEANAVPVAEFTLAAILFAGKRAFRFRDLYVADRDRDRTYPMQREAIGNYGRTLGIIGASRIGRRVIELLKPFDYRLLLFDPMLDAAEAARLGAEKVDLDELMRRADIVSLHAPSLPSTQHMIDARRLSLMKDGATLINTARGILIDEAALLSELKTGRIDAVIDVTDPEIPDPGSVFYDLPNVFLTPHIAGAIGLERARLGAMAADEVERFATGRPLLYGISRENLENIA, from the coding sequence ATGAGCCGTCCGGCGATCGTCCTTGCCATGGAGCCGTCGCGCACGGAGCATGTCCTGCCCGATGAGATCCTGCGCCGGCTCGATACGATCGGTCGCCTGCTCGACCCCGAGCCGCTGCAGCGGTTGGACGACGCGCGGGCAAGACGCCTGCTTTCCGAAGCGGAGATCCTGATCACCGGCTGGGGTGCGCCCTATGTCGGGCCTGAGATTCCCGCTGCCGCGCCGCGGCTGCGCCTCGTCGTCCATGCCGCGGGCACGGTCAAGGGCATCATTGATGACTCCATCTTCGATGCCGGCATAGCGGTCAGCCACGCGGCCGAGGCCAACGCCGTGCCGGTTGCCGAATTCACGCTGGCTGCGATCCTCTTCGCCGGCAAACGCGCCTTCCGTTTCCGCGATCTCTACGTCGCCGACCGCGACCGCGATCGGACCTATCCGATGCAGCGCGAAGCGATCGGAAACTACGGCCGAACCCTCGGCATTATCGGCGCCTCGCGCATCGGCCGGCGGGTGATCGAACTCTTGAAACCCTTTGACTACAGGTTGCTGCTGTTCGATCCCATGCTCGATGCCGCCGAGGCCGCGCGATTGGGGGCGGAGAAGGTCGACCTCGACGAGTTGATGCGGCGAGCCGATATCGTTTCCCTGCATGCGCCGTCACTGCCCTCGACGCAGCATATGATCGATGCGCGAAGACTGTCGCTGATGAAGGACGGGGCGACTCTCATCAACACCGCGCGCGGCATTCTCATCGATGAGGCCGCCTTGCTTTCGGAGCTGAAGACCGGCCGCATCGACGCTGTTATCGATGTGACCGATCCGGAGATTCCAGACCCAGGTTCGGTCTTCTACGATCTGCCGAATGTTTTCCTGACACCGCACATCGCCGGCGCCATCGGCCTGGAACGGGCACGTCTCGGCGCGATGGCGGCGGATGAGGTCGAGCGTTTTGCGACCGGCCGGCCGCTGCTCTACGGGATCAGCCGTGAAAATCTCGAAAACATCGCCTGA
- a CDS encoding Gfo/Idh/MocA family oxidoreductase, translating to MEKRRFALIGTGNRGTTMWGKDLLAGWREHVDLTAIVEKNSLRGERARNMIGSNAPLYDNIDSMLAEQRPDLAIVCTPDHTHDDIIVRALESGIDVITEKPMTTSIEKIRRILDAEKRTGRRVDVSFNYRYAPTAAKIKELLNAGEIGRVTSVDFHWYLNTKHGADYFRRWHAYTENSGSLFVHKATHHFDLLNWYLDSDPEAVTSFADLQNYGRKGPFRGPRCKLCPHAHECDYYLDLEKDPFLDQLYEDPSEIDGYFRDGCVFREDIDIPDTMVVSIRYRNNVHVSYSLNTFQPIEGHHLAFNGTKGRIEIRQYEAQPWEEPKQDTILLIRNFPNGKEAVERIVVPHFTGGHYGGDDRMRNMIFKPDTEDRLGQRAGTRAGAMSVLCGIAALTSSRTGKVVEIAELMPELANDGSPNSLKTPR from the coding sequence ATGGAGAAACGCCGTTTTGCCCTGATCGGCACCGGAAACCGCGGCACCACCATGTGGGGCAAGGACCTGCTTGCCGGCTGGCGCGAACATGTCGACCTCACCGCCATCGTCGAAAAGAATTCGCTGCGCGGCGAGCGCGCCCGCAACATGATCGGCAGCAATGCGCCGCTCTACGACAATATCGATTCCATGCTTGCCGAGCAGAGGCCGGATCTCGCCATCGTCTGCACACCCGACCATACGCATGACGATATCATCGTGCGGGCGCTGGAATCCGGCATCGATGTCATCACCGAAAAGCCGATGACCACCTCGATCGAGAAAATTCGCCGGATTCTCGACGCCGAAAAGCGCACCGGCCGCCGGGTCGACGTCTCCTTCAACTATCGCTATGCGCCGACGGCCGCGAAAATCAAGGAACTGCTGAATGCCGGCGAGATCGGCCGGGTGACCTCAGTCGATTTTCACTGGTATCTCAACACCAAACACGGCGCCGATTATTTCCGCCGTTGGCATGCCTATACGGAAAATTCCGGCAGCCTGTTCGTTCACAAGGCCACCCACCATTTCGATCTGCTGAACTGGTATCTCGACAGCGATCCGGAAGCCGTCACCTCGTTTGCCGACCTGCAGAACTACGGCCGCAAGGGGCCGTTCCGCGGCCCCCGCTGCAAGCTCTGTCCGCACGCTCATGAATGCGACTACTATCTCGATCTCGAAAAGGATCCCTTCCTCGATCAGCTCTACGAAGACCCCTCAGAGATCGACGGCTATTTCCGCGACGGCTGCGTTTTCCGCGAAGACATCGATATTCCCGATACGATGGTCGTTTCCATCCGCTACCGGAACAACGTCCATGTCTCCTATTCGTTGAATACTTTCCAGCCGATCGAGGGCCATCACCTGGCCTTCAACGGAACGAAAGGCCGTATCGAAATCCGCCAGTACGAGGCTCAGCCCTGGGAAGAGCCGAAGCAGGATACGATCCTGCTCATCCGCAATTTCCCGAATGGCAAGGAAGCTGTCGAACGCATCGTCGTGCCGCATTTCACCGGCGGCCATTACGGCGGCGACGACCGGATGCGCAACATGATCTTCAAGCCCGACACGGAAGACAGGCTTGGCCAGCGTGCCGGCACGCGGGCGGGCGCCATGTCCGTGCTCTGCGGCATTGCGGCGCTGACGAGCTCGCGCACGGGCAAGGTGGTCGAGATTGCCGAACTGATGCCCGAGCTTGCCAATGACGGTTCGCCCAATTCCTTGAAAACGCCGCGCTGA
- a CDS encoding sugar phosphate isomerase/epimerase family protein — protein sequence MQVEGLSINLATIREQCGFAEAVDICLKHGITSIAPWRDQVAKIGLDEAVRIVKSNGIKLTGLCRGGFFPAASEADWQKNLDDNRRAIDEAAALAADCLVLVVGGLPGASKDIVAARQMVFDGIAAVLPHAQAAGVKLAIEPLHPMYAADRACVNTLGQALDMCEPLGEDVGVAIDVYHVWWDPDLAGQIARAGRMKRIFAHHICDWLAPTKDMLLDRGMMGDGVIDLKGIRRMIEAAGFFGAQEVEIFSAENWWKRPADEVIATCVERFRSCCQI from the coding sequence ATGCAGGTCGAAGGACTTTCGATCAATCTGGCGACAATCCGCGAGCAATGCGGCTTTGCCGAGGCCGTCGATATCTGCCTGAAGCACGGCATCACCTCGATCGCGCCCTGGCGCGACCAGGTCGCCAAGATCGGTCTCGACGAGGCGGTGCGGATCGTCAAATCGAACGGCATAAAGCTGACCGGGCTTTGCCGCGGCGGCTTCTTTCCGGCGGCAAGCGAGGCCGACTGGCAGAAGAACCTTGACGACAACAGGCGTGCGATCGACGAGGCGGCAGCCTTGGCCGCCGATTGCCTCGTGCTCGTCGTCGGCGGCCTGCCGGGCGCTTCGAAGGATATCGTCGCGGCTCGCCAGATGGTGTTCGACGGCATTGCCGCCGTGCTGCCGCATGCGCAGGCTGCGGGCGTGAAGCTCGCGATCGAACCGCTGCATCCGATGTATGCCGCCGACCGGGCCTGCGTGAACACGCTCGGCCAGGCGCTGGATATGTGCGAGCCGCTCGGCGAGGATGTCGGCGTTGCCATCGATGTCTATCATGTCTGGTGGGACCCCGACCTCGCCGGTCAGATTGCCCGCGCCGGCCGGATGAAACGCATCTTCGCCCATCACATCTGCGACTGGCTGGCGCCGACCAAGGACATGCTGCTCGACCGCGGCATGATGGGCGATGGCGTCATCGATCTCAAAGGCATAAGACGGATGATCGAGGCTGCCGGGTTCTTCGGGGCGCAGGAGGTGGAGATCTTTTCGGCCGAAAACTGGTGGAAGCGTCCGGCCGACGAGGTAATCGCCACCTGCGTCGAGCGCTTCCGAAGCTGCTGCCAGATCTGA
- a CDS encoding dihydrodipicolinate synthase family protein — translation MTTINLPLDDKIVPYTLTGTPIELKKRDAKAFPRIAFAAAHVVADPLADNDPWLTPAIDWERTLAFRHRLWDLGLGVAEAMDTAQRGMGLGWPEARDLIRRVLAEAAGRNDALIACGAGTDHLVPGPDVTIDTILKAYEEQIETVEAAGGRIILMASRALAVTAKGPDDYVRVYDRILRQVKEPVIIHWLGEMFDPALEGYWGNGDHLKAMETCLEVIEANAAKVDGIKISLLSKEKEVTMRRQLPKGVRMYTGDDFNYAELIAGDEEGHSDALLGIFDAIAPAASAALDALGRKSNHEFFDLLEPTVPLSRHIFKAPTRFYKTGVVFLAYLNGLQDHFTMVGGQQSTRSLTHLAELFRLADKARVLADPELAASRMRQVLAVHGVN, via the coding sequence GTGACGACGATCAATCTCCCCCTCGACGACAAGATCGTCCCGTATACGCTGACCGGCACGCCGATCGAACTGAAGAAGCGGGACGCCAAGGCCTTTCCGCGCATTGCCTTTGCCGCCGCCCATGTGGTCGCCGACCCGCTCGCCGACAACGATCCCTGGCTGACGCCGGCGATCGACTGGGAGCGGACGCTCGCATTCCGCCATCGGCTCTGGGATCTCGGCCTCGGTGTTGCCGAAGCGATGGATACGGCACAACGCGGCATGGGCCTCGGCTGGCCTGAGGCGCGCGACCTTATCCGCCGGGTGCTTGCCGAAGCCGCCGGACGCAACGACGCGCTGATCGCCTGCGGCGCCGGCACCGACCACCTAGTGCCTGGACCCGACGTGACCATCGACACCATCCTCAAGGCCTATGAGGAGCAGATCGAAACGGTGGAGGCAGCCGGCGGCCGCATCATCCTGATGGCGAGCCGGGCGCTTGCCGTCACGGCCAAGGGGCCGGACGACTATGTCAGGGTCTATGACCGCATCCTTCGCCAGGTCAAGGAACCCGTCATCATCCACTGGCTGGGCGAAATGTTCGACCCGGCGCTTGAGGGCTATTGGGGCAATGGCGACCACCTGAAGGCCATGGAAACCTGCCTTGAGGTGATCGAAGCCAATGCCGCCAAGGTCGACGGCATCAAGATCTCGCTGCTTTCCAAGGAGAAGGAAGTGACCATGCGCCGGCAACTGCCGAAAGGCGTGCGCATGTATACCGGCGACGACTTCAACTATGCCGAACTGATTGCCGGCGACGAAGAGGGGCATTCCGACGCACTGCTCGGTATTTTCGATGCGATCGCGCCGGCAGCGTCGGCAGCGCTCGACGCGCTCGGCCGCAAGAGCAATCACGAATTCTTCGACCTGCTTGAGCCGACCGTGCCGCTGTCGCGCCACATCTTCAAGGCGCCGACCCGCTTCTACAAGACCGGCGTCGTCTTCCTCGCCTATCTCAACGGGTTGCAGGACCATTTCACCATGGTCGGCGGCCAGCAGAGCACCCGCTCGCTGACGCATCTGGCCGAACTCTTCCGGCTGGCCGACAAGGCGCGGGTCCTGGCCGATCCCGAACTTGCTGCAAGCCGCATGCGTCAGGTGCTCGCCGTCCACGGCGTCAACTGA
- a CDS encoding Gfo/Idh/MocA family oxidoreductase → MARLGIILHGVTGRMGYNQHLVRSILAFRDQGGITLKSGEKLEIDPIIVGRNGAKMEELAKKHNIKRWSTDLDAALANPDDTIFFDAGTTLMRAELLSKALDAGKHVYCEKPISDDLQVAIDLARKARRSELKHGVVQDKLFLPGLRKLALLRDSGFFGKILSVRGEFGYWVFEGDWGVPAQRPSWNYRKGDGGGIILDMLCHWRYVLDNLFGEVKAVSCVGATHIPQRIDEQGKPYDCDTDDAAYATFELEGGAIAQINSSWAVRVRRDDLVTFQVDGTHGSAVAGLTKCWSQHRVNTPKPVWNPDQPQTIDFYKTWDEVPDTQAFDNGFKAQWEMFIRHVVEDAPWPYGLEAGAKGVQLAELGLKSWAERRWLDVPALEF, encoded by the coding sequence ATGGCACGCTTGGGGATCATCTTGCACGGCGTCACCGGCCGCATGGGTTACAATCAGCACCTGGTGCGTTCGATCCTCGCCTTCCGCGACCAGGGCGGCATTACGCTGAAATCGGGCGAGAAACTCGAGATCGACCCGATCATCGTCGGCCGCAACGGCGCCAAGATGGAGGAGCTGGCGAAGAAGCATAACATCAAGCGCTGGTCGACCGATCTCGACGCCGCTCTCGCCAATCCTGACGACACGATCTTCTTCGATGCCGGCACGACGCTGATGCGCGCCGAACTTCTGTCCAAGGCGCTCGATGCGGGTAAACACGTCTATTGCGAAAAGCCGATTTCCGACGATCTGCAGGTGGCGATCGATCTCGCCCGCAAGGCGCGGCGCTCCGAGCTGAAGCACGGCGTCGTGCAGGACAAGCTCTTCCTGCCCGGTCTGCGCAAACTGGCACTGCTCAGAGATTCCGGCTTCTTCGGCAAGATCCTCTCGGTGCGCGGCGAATTCGGCTATTGGGTCTTCGAAGGCGATTGGGGCGTGCCGGCCCAGCGCCCCTCCTGGAATTACCGCAAGGGCGATGGCGGCGGCATCATCCTCGACATGCTCTGCCACTGGCGCTACGTGCTCGACAATCTGTTCGGCGAGGTCAAGGCCGTCTCCTGCGTCGGCGCGACGCATATTCCCCAGCGCATCGACGAGCAGGGCAAGCCCTATGACTGCGACACGGACGATGCGGCCTATGCGACTTTCGAGCTGGAAGGCGGGGCCATCGCGCAGATCAACTCCTCCTGGGCCGTTCGCGTGCGCCGCGACGACCTCGTCACCTTCCAGGTCGACGGCACGCATGGCTCTGCCGTCGCCGGCCTGACGAAATGCTGGAGCCAGCACCGCGTCAACACGCCGAAGCCGGTGTGGAACCCCGACCAGCCGCAGACGATCGACTTCTACAAGACCTGGGATGAGGTTCCGGATACCCAGGCCTTCGACAACGGCTTCAAGGCGCAGTGGGAAATGTTCATCCGTCATGTCGTCGAAGATGCGCCGTGGCCCTACGGCCTGGAAGCCGGCGCCAAGGGCGTGCAGCTTGCCGAACTCGGCCTGAAATCCTGGGCCGAACGCCGCTGGCTCGATGTCCCCGCACTGGAGTTTTGA
- a CDS encoding TetR/AcrR family transcriptional regulator, whose amino-acid sequence MNDSGGNADRKRPRRPSQERTSQRDPERTRAAILEAATREFAENGMGGARVDAIAERAGTNKRMLYHYFGDKEQLYLKVLEEAYVGIRTAERALHIGDRSPEEGIGELALFTWRYFLQHPEFLSLLGTENLHRARWLRQSVRLKELHSHLIGELSEVLEQGKKQGVFIETADPLNVYLTIASLGYFYLSNQYTLSTIFGRDLIEPTHLNAWERHIVHVTLASIKR is encoded by the coding sequence GTGAACGACAGCGGGGGGAATGCGGACAGGAAACGGCCTCGACGTCCGTCTCAGGAGCGGACGAGCCAACGTGATCCGGAGCGGACACGCGCCGCAATCCTGGAAGCGGCCACCCGGGAGTTTGCCGAAAACGGCATGGGCGGGGCGCGCGTCGACGCCATCGCCGAGCGCGCCGGCACCAACAAGCGCATGCTCTATCACTATTTCGGCGACAAGGAGCAGCTTTACCTCAAGGTGCTCGAAGAGGCCTATGTCGGCATCCGCACGGCCGAGCGGGCGCTTCATATCGGCGACCGCAGCCCGGAGGAAGGCATCGGCGAACTGGCGCTCTTCACCTGGCGCTATTTCCTCCAGCACCCGGAATTCCTGAGCCTGCTCGGCACGGAAAACCTGCACCGCGCCCGCTGGCTGCGCCAGTCCGTGCGCCTCAAGGAGCTGCATTCGCACCTGATCGGCGAGCTTTCCGAAGTGCTGGAACAAGGAAAGAAGCAGGGCGTCTTCATCGAGACCGCCGATCCCCTGAACGTCTACCTGACGATCGCCTCGCTCGGCTATTTCTACCTATCCAACCAGTACACGCTTTCGACAATCTTCGGCCGCGACCTGATCGAGCCGACCCATCTCAACGCCTGGGAAAGGCATATCGTCCACGTGACGCTCGCGTCGATCAAGCGCTGA
- a CDS encoding extracellular solute-binding protein, which produces MTLRVSRRNFVAGSAALLSLSALGTSAMAQETRLRLLWWGSQPRADRTNKVSELYKTKNAGTAITGEFLGWADYWPRLATQVAGRNAPDIIQMDYRYIVEYARRGALAPLESYMPSKLQLEDFDPAQIEGGKVDGHLYGVSLGANSAATVLNTVAFKEAGIDMPTQKTTWEEFGKIGAEMTKAGKRKGYFGFADGSGVEPALENYLRQRGKALYTADSKIAFGPEEATEWFDMWAKFREARACVTPDIQALYKDTIDTSPLTVGKAACDYAHSNQFVGYQAMVKDKLALTNYMRITPDSKGGHYRKPSMFFSVSAQSKVMDQAVDYVNFFVKNPDAAVILDVERGIPESKAMRDVVAAKLDETGKVPLAYVAGLGDLAGPLPPPPPTGAGEGTLILRNIAEQVAFGQLSPSDGGKQLVDEITRILARG; this is translated from the coding sequence ATGACTCTACGTGTAAGCAGACGTAATTTCGTTGCGGGAAGTGCGGCACTTCTGTCGCTCTCGGCGCTTGGAACCAGCGCCATGGCACAGGAAACGCGCCTGCGTCTCCTGTGGTGGGGCTCGCAGCCGCGCGCCGACCGCACCAACAAGGTGTCGGAGCTTTACAAAACTAAGAATGCCGGCACTGCCATCACCGGTGAATTTCTTGGATGGGCCGATTATTGGCCACGCCTTGCAACCCAAGTCGCTGGCCGTAATGCCCCTGACATTATCCAGATGGACTACCGTTATATTGTTGAATATGCCCGGCGCGGCGCCCTCGCCCCACTGGAATCCTACATGCCGTCGAAGCTGCAGCTCGAGGATTTCGACCCTGCGCAGATCGAAGGCGGCAAGGTCGATGGCCATCTCTATGGTGTCAGTCTCGGCGCCAACTCGGCTGCAACAGTGTTGAACACGGTGGCCTTCAAGGAAGCCGGCATCGATATGCCGACGCAGAAGACAACATGGGAAGAATTCGGCAAGATCGGTGCCGAGATGACCAAAGCCGGTAAGCGCAAGGGTTACTTCGGCTTTGCCGACGGCAGTGGCGTCGAACCGGCCCTCGAAAACTACCTCCGCCAACGCGGCAAGGCGCTCTACACTGCGGACTCAAAGATCGCTTTCGGTCCTGAGGAAGCTACTGAATGGTTCGATATGTGGGCGAAGTTCCGCGAAGCTAGAGCTTGCGTTACACCTGATATCCAGGCTCTGTACAAGGATACGATCGATACCAGTCCGCTCACCGTCGGTAAGGCTGCCTGCGATTACGCACACAGCAACCAGTTCGTCGGTTACCAGGCCATGGTCAAGGACAAGCTGGCCCTTACCAACTATATGCGCATTACCCCGGACTCCAAGGGTGGCCATTACCGCAAGCCTTCGATGTTCTTCTCGGTCTCGGCGCAGTCGAAGGTGATGGATCAGGCGGTCGACTACGTCAACTTCTTCGTCAAAAATCCGGATGCCGCGGTAATCCTCGACGTCGAACGCGGCATTCCTGAATCAAAGGCAATGCGAGATGTCGTCGCCGCCAAGCTCGACGAAACCGGCAAGGTTCCGCTTGCCTATGTCGCCGGGCTCGGCGATCTCGCCGGCCCGCTGCCGCCCCCTCCGCCGACCGGTGCAGGCGAAGGTACCCTCATTCTCCGTAACATCGCCGAGCAGGTTGCCTTCGGACAGCTGTCTCCCTCCGATGGCGGCAAGCAGCTTGTCGACGAAATCACGCGAATTCTCGCACGAGGCTGA
- a CDS encoding sugar ABC transporter permease yields MSNAMRTPAGAISVERYQGAVAEGRLKRLWNANAPGYLFLLPWLVGFFGLTLGPALISLYLSFTDFDMLQSPRWVGMANYVRIATADPKFSAAMHVTLTYVVFSVPFKLTFALLVAMALNRGLRGLPIYRAIFYLPSLLGGSVAIAVLWRQLFASDGLVNAALSHFGIEGPSWISHPNYSIYTLVALSVWQFGSPMIIFLAGLRQIPQDMYEAASLDGASKFRQFYKITLPLLTPVIFFNAVVQTIDAFKAFTPAFIISGGTGGPINSTLFYTLYLYQEAFGNFRMGYASALAWILVLIIAVFTAFSFLTSRYWVHYDD; encoded by the coding sequence ATGAGCAATGCGATGCGCACGCCCGCAGGGGCCATATCCGTGGAAAGATATCAGGGGGCCGTGGCCGAAGGACGCCTCAAGCGTCTGTGGAATGCCAATGCTCCCGGCTATCTCTTCCTGCTGCCATGGCTCGTCGGCTTTTTCGGGCTGACGCTCGGGCCGGCCCTGATTTCGCTCTATCTCTCCTTCACCGACTTCGACATGCTGCAGTCGCCGCGGTGGGTGGGAATGGCGAATTACGTGCGCATCGCCACGGCGGATCCGAAATTCTCGGCTGCCATGCACGTCACCCTGACTTATGTGGTCTTCTCGGTGCCGTTCAAACTGACTTTCGCCTTGCTGGTCGCCATGGCTTTGAATCGCGGCCTGCGTGGGCTGCCGATCTATCGTGCCATCTTCTATCTGCCGTCGCTGCTCGGCGGCAGCGTGGCGATCGCCGTGCTCTGGCGGCAGCTTTTCGCCAGTGACGGCCTCGTCAATGCCGCGCTCTCGCATTTCGGCATCGAAGGTCCGAGCTGGATCTCGCATCCGAACTATTCGATTTACACGCTGGTGGCGCTGTCCGTCTGGCAGTTCGGCTCGCCGATGATCATTTTCCTGGCCGGCCTACGCCAGATCCCACAGGATATGTATGAGGCCGCGAGCCTCGACGGCGCCTCGAAATTCCGGCAATTCTACAAGATCACCTTGCCGCTGCTCACACCCGTCATCTTCTTCAACGCCGTGGTCCAGACGATCGACGCCTTCAAGGCATTCACGCCGGCCTTCATCATATCAGGCGGCACCGGCGGGCCGATCAATTCGACGCTGTTTTACACGCTCTATCTCTATCAGGAAGCCTTCGGCAATTTCCGCATGGGTTATGCCTCGGCGCTCGCCTGGATCCTGGTGCTGATCATCGCCGTTTTCACCGCTTTCTCCTTCCTGACCTCGCGTTACTGGGTGCACTACGATGACTGA
- a CDS encoding carbohydrate ABC transporter permease, whose product MTASVTAARPPSDITKRSLPASLVIHALLIAASLLMLYPLLWMVSASVRPETEIFSSTSLIPSSIDFSSYARGWVGLDVSFGRFFWNSLVISLLVVTGNVIACSLTAFAFARLRFAGRNFWFAIMLGTLMIPYHVTLIPQYVLFLDLGWVNTILPLVVPKFLASDAFFIFLMVQFFRGIPRELDEAAMMDGCSAWRIYWKIMLPLSLPVLATAAIFSFIWTWDDFFGPLIYLNDMNTYTIQLGLRTFVDSTSASDWGGLFAMSTLTLVPVFFFFLFFQRLLIEGIATTGMKR is encoded by the coding sequence ATGACCGCTTCCGTCACTGCGGCCAGGCCGCCATCCGATATCACCAAACGCAGCCTGCCGGCCTCGCTCGTCATCCACGCCTTGCTGATCGCCGCTTCGCTTCTCATGCTCTATCCGCTGCTGTGGATGGTTTCGGCATCGGTCAGGCCGGAAACCGAGATCTTTTCGTCGACCTCGCTCATCCCTTCGTCGATCGATTTCTCCTCCTATGCACGCGGCTGGGTCGGCCTGGACGTCAGCTTCGGCCGGTTCTTCTGGAATTCGCTCGTCATTTCGCTGCTTGTCGTGACGGGCAATGTCATCGCCTGTTCGCTGACGGCCTTCGCCTTTGCGCGGCTGCGTTTTGCCGGCCGGAACTTCTGGTTCGCGATCATGCTCGGCACGCTGATGATCCCCTACCATGTGACGCTGATCCCGCAATATGTGCTCTTCCTCGATCTCGGTTGGGTGAACACCATCCTGCCGCTGGTCGTGCCGAAGTTCCTGGCAAGCGACGCCTTCTTCATTTTCCTCATGGTGCAATTCTTCCGCGGCATCCCGCGCGAACTCGACGAAGCCGCCATGATGGATGGCTGCAGCGCCTGGCGCATCTACTGGAAGATCATGCTGCCGCTGTCGCTGCCGGTTCTGGCGACGGCCGCCATCTTCTCCTTCATCTGGACCTGGGACGATTTCTTCGGTCCGCTGATCTACCTGAACGACATGAATACCTACACGATCCAGCTCGGCCTGCGCACCTTCGTCGATTCCACTAGTGCATCGGATTGGGGCGGCCTCTTCGCCATGTCGACCCTGACGCTCGTGCCGGTGTTCTTCTTCTTCCTGTTCTTCCAGCGCCTGCTGATCGAGGGCATCGCCACGACGGGCATGAAGCGTTGA
- a CDS encoding Gfo/Idh/MocA family oxidoreductase: MAAMGKSDMSIKTVAIVGCGIGRSHIVEGYLPHSDKFKVVAICDLNVERLASVGDEFGIERRTTSFAELLADDTIDIVDICTPPGIHLEQVVAALAAGKHVVCEKPLTGSLAGVDTIMEAEKAAPGVLMPIFQYRYGDGIQKAKRIIDAGIAGKAYTASVETFWLRKPEYYAVPWRGKWATELGGVLVTHALHLHDMMMHLLGPAARVFGRVATRVNDIEVEDCASASLLMENGAVVSLSCTLGSQEQLSRLRLHFENVTFESSHEPYTPGKDPWKIIAANDDVRQKIDRVIADWQPVAPRFTTQMGQFHAFLSGQGPLPVTTVDARRALELVTAIYQSSDSGAEVPLPVGPDSPKYADWRARTK; encoded by the coding sequence ATGGCGGCAATGGGAAAGAGTGACATGAGCATCAAGACGGTCGCGATCGTCGGCTGCGGCATCGGCCGCTCGCATATCGTCGAGGGTTATCTGCCGCATTCCGACAAGTTCAAGGTCGTGGCGATCTGCGACCTGAACGTTGAGCGCCTGGCTTCCGTCGGCGACGAATTCGGCATCGAACGCCGCACCACCTCCTTTGCCGAGCTCTTGGCCGACGACACGATCGACATCGTCGATATCTGCACCCCGCCCGGCATCCATCTCGAACAGGTGGTTGCAGCGCTCGCTGCCGGTAAACATGTCGTCTGCGAAAAACCGCTGACCGGCTCGCTTGCCGGCGTCGATACCATCATGGAAGCGGAAAAGGCGGCCCCTGGCGTACTGATGCCGATCTTCCAATATCGCTATGGCGACGGCATCCAGAAGGCCAAGCGCATCATCGATGCCGGTATTGCCGGCAAAGCCTATACGGCTTCGGTCGAAACCTTCTGGCTGCGCAAGCCGGAATATTACGCCGTGCCCTGGCGCGGCAAATGGGCGACGGAGCTCGGCGGCGTGCTCGTCACCCATGCGCTGCATCTGCACGACATGATGATGCATCTGCTGGGGCCAGCGGCAAGGGTCTTCGGCCGTGTCGCCACCCGCGTCAACGATATCGAGGTCGAGGATTGCGCCTCCGCCAGCCTGCTGATGGAAAACGGCGCCGTTGTCTCGCTGTCCTGCACGCTGGGTTCGCAGGAACAATTGAGCCGGCTGAGGCTGCACTTCGAGAATGTCACCTTCGAAAGCAGCCACGAGCCCTATACGCCGGGCAAGGACCCCTGGAAGATCATCGCTGCCAATGACGATGTGCGGCAGAAGATCGACCGGGTGATTGCCGACTGGCAGCCGGTCGCGCCGCGTTTCACCACCCAGATGGGCCAGTTCCACGCCTTCCTCAGCGGCCAGGGGCCGCTGCCGGTGACGACGGTGGATGCCCGCCGGGCACTGGAACTCGTGACCGCCATCTACCAGTCCTCCGACAGCGGCGCCGAAGTGCCGTTGCCGGTCGGCCCGGACAGTCCGAAATACGCCGACTGGCGCGCAAGAACGAAGTAA